From Anopheles funestus chromosome 3RL, idAnoFuneDA-416_04, whole genome shotgun sequence, a single genomic window includes:
- the LOC125770091 gene encoding forkhead box protein biniou-like: MIKTEEHMETASSMVDVSDDQGIIVGGGGGGGTNPSGGYHYRPLSSNIVMASAHIIENPALQQQQNDGRDCGPMMTHPYHHHTSFHHHVQPVSHHPQAHGHFQPHHQHHHHHQQHAQGIDVKDEMDDRNASPPGIGTVAYPSNIELKLEGDGGKISSMYHHHHHPHHAFDKLPSYYINHRSPYLISQINDPELPTGDSAGPGVECLRGTPGAYLLESSINTLKLSGESMGSPSLMMSYGGELTIGPLAGQQRSRSNGSSASAGNVSPSSSTIVTNPFVIQQQQQHQHQQHQDQQHHTQHYHLHSHHQQLHESAGLSDSVGSVCTSARTESTVGMGSGQQHSVQATSSTSGGHITITDVSLHLPKSTSVSPVSHLGSPCSTSTTPPVSVASSTGGTTSRKGGTSTNNGTNGGGGEQQLSSTTGNGTTPGGSGSGGEGQKKPNGGRRQEKPQLSYINMIVMAIKDSPHRRRTLSEIYKYLQSKYEFFNGEYNGWKNSVRHNLSLNECFKKLPKECGKPGKGHYWTIDASAEYMFEDEGSLRRRPRGFRRKQQLKGYGAGSAFYPAGNTGYELTELSGGYLSQPYGGYADYASIPPPSAVLGQGPAGSGGGGGVGGGGGSGGGGHQSGGYPEPHSASTGTSSWHYPAVDGLGQYSKITHTSLHEQALQAPRSPGQQTTGAGVLEYGNYTFTNAATSPYGLDTGLKIASLSQMAPPSVSVPTSSTSTGSSTSGTTPTHNTGSSPTLSSMILSSSGTIPGNNEAQTSVVIVGSGVPESEGPTMDCKSDVYGGVAVGHSMLQNGTSPGGASSATGQLHQHNLNGSGHHHHHHAHLQTHHHPGHHSHAPHHLHHHHHSNHLNLAAPY; the protein is encoded by the exons ATgattaaaacagaagaacatATGGAAACGGCTTCTTCAATGGTGGATGTTAGTGACGATCAGGGGATtattgttggtggtggtggtggcggtggtacAAATCCTTCCGGTGGTTATCACTATCGACCACTTTCGTCAAACATCGTCATGGCTTCAGCACACATTATAGAGAATCCTGccctgcagcagcaacagaacgACGGCAGGGACTGTGGTCCGATGATGACCCATCCCTATCATCATCATACTTCGTTTCATCATCACGTCCAGCCTGTATCGCATCATCCGCAGGCTCATGGACATTTCCAGCcgcatcatcaacatcatcaccatcatcagcagcacgcGCAAGGAATCGACGTGAAGGACGAGATGGATGATCGTAACGCATCACCGCCGGGCATTGGTACAGTGGCTTATCCGAGCAACATTGAGTTAAAGCTCGAAGGTGATGGTGGCAAGATTTCGTCAAtgtatcaccatcatcatcatcctcatcatgcGTTTGATAAGCTGCCCTCGTACTATATCAACCACCGATCGCCGTATCTTATCTCACAGATCAATGATCCGGAGTTACCCACTGGGGATAGTGCTGGACCGGGAGTGGAATGTCTGCGTGGCACTCCAGGCGCTTATCTGCTGGAAAGTTCGATCAACACGCTCAAATTGTCCGGTGAATCGATGGGATCTCCTTCACTAATGATGAGTTACGGAGGAGAGCTGACGATTGGACCGCTGGCCGGACAGCAACGATCACGCAGCAATGGTAGCAGTGCTAGTGCTGGCAATGTTTCTCCAAGCTCCTCTACGATCGTTACGAATCCGTTCGTcatacagcaacaacagcagcatcagcatcagcagcatcaagATCAACAGCACCATACTCAGCACTATCATCTGCATTCGCACCATCAGCAACTACATGAATCCGCCGGTCTTAGTGACTCCGTCGGGAGTGTCTGCACAAGCGCACGTACTGAGAGCACCGTCGGGATGGGTAGTGGTCAACAGCATTCAGTGCAAGCGACCAGTAGTACAAGCGGTGGACACATCACAATAACGGATGTATCGCTTCACCTCCCCAAATCGACGTCCGTGTCACCAGTTTCCCATCTTGGATCACCGTGCTCGACATCGACGACTCCTCCAGTGTCGGTAGCGAGTTCCACCGGAGGTACTACCAGCCGGAAGGGTGGAACCAGCACCAACAACGGAACAAACGGAGGAGGTGGAGAGCAACAGCTCAGCAGTACGACGGGCAACGGAACAACTCCCGGTGGAAGTGGTTCGGGTGGTGAAGGgcagaaaaaaccaaacgggGGCCGTCGGCAGGAGAAACCACAGCTCAGCTACATCAACATGATCGTCATGGCGATCAAGGACTCACCCCATCGGCGTCGAACGTTGAGTGAAATCTACAAGTATCTACAGTCGAA GTACGAGTTTTTTAACGGTGAGTACAACGGTTGGAAGAACTCGGTACGGCACAATCTCAGCCTGAACGAGTGCTTCAAGAAGCTGCCGAAGGAGTGTGGTAAACCGGGCAAGGGCCACTACTGGACGATCGATGCATCGGCTGAGTATATGTTCGAGGATGAGGGTAGTTTAAGGCGCCGTCCACGTGGCTTTCGGCGAAAGCAGCAGCTTAAGGGTTACGGTGCTGGCAGTGCGTTCTATCCGGCAGGAAACACCGGGTACGAGCTGACGGAACTGTCCGGTGGATATCTTTCACAACCGTACGGTGGTTATGCGGATTATGCGAGCATTCCTCCGCCATCAGCTGTCCTAGGTCAAGGTCCAGCTGGTAGCGGAGGAGGTggaggtgttggtggtggtggtggtagtggaggTGGAGGTCATCAATCCGGTGGCTATCCTGAACCGCATTCAGCGTCAACTGGTACCTCCTCCTGGCACTATCCGGCCGTGGATGGTTTGGGCCAGTATTCGAAGATAACGCACACGTCTCTCCACGAACAGGCGCTTCAGGCACCAAGATCGCCCGGACAACAAACGACCGGGGCAGGTGTACTCGAGTACGGCAATTATACTTTCACCAATGCGGCCACATCTCCCTACGGCCTCGATACAG GTTTAAAAATAGCTTCTCTCTCACAAATGGCGCCTCCATCTGTCTCAGTTCCAACATCCTCTACATCGACCGGATCGTCCACATCAGGCACAACACCGACGCACAACACAGGAAGCTCCCCTACGCTGAGTTCCATGATCCTTTCAAGTTCCGGCACAATCCCAGGAAACAATGAAGCTCAAACTAGCGTTGTGATCGTTGGAAGCGGAGTGCCGGAAAGCGAAGGTCCAACGATGGATTGTAAGTCAGATGTTTATGGCGGAGTAGCTGTCGGCCATTCGATGCTTCAAAATGGTACATCTCCCGGCGGTGCATCTTCCGCTACAGGGCAGCTACATCAACACAACCTTAATGGTAGcggtcatcatcatcatcatcacgctCACCTGCAAACGCATCACCATCCTGGGCATCATTCGCATGCTCCCCATCAtctccatcaccatcatcatagCAACCATCTTAATCTGGCTGCACCGTACTGA